The genomic DNA AAAATAATAATTCGCCTAATCGAAAATTAATTACTGCATTTTATCTGTAATAGTTGCTAGTTTATCGGATTTTTTTATATTTGCTATCATAAAGAAGCCTCTAATATTAAATCATGAATAAGCTTAAAGTTAAACATTTAGCACAGATACTTTTTATTTTAGTTGCTTCGCAAACCGTCGCAGCTCAATTAGGTTTTTCTCATGAAATTGGTGTAATTACTGGTCCTACTGCATTTAAGTCTGATTTTGGTGAACGTTTTGACCTTGAAACCAATGCTGGAAATAGCGGTGTAGGAATAGGTTTAGTTCACTATATAAACTTCGCTTACAGAGCAGATTGTAATTGCTATACTACAGATAATTATTTTAATGACCACTTTAAATTAAGAACCGAAATTTCTTACAACACTGCTAAATTAGAGCACATTGGTGAGTATGTTCAACCTTATAGAACCTCTACTAATGCAGATAAATTAAGAGCACATACTGGAACTGCAAACAATTTAGACATTGGTATGCAAATTGAGTATTTTCCTTTAAGTATTAGATCTTTTCAAGCTTTTGGATATAAATTTGCTCCTTTTGTTAGTTTTGGTGCCCATTACGTATCGTACAACCCTAAAGTAAGTACAGGCTATGCTAATGGAGACACTACTAATATGAGCAATTTTTATGCGCCTTGGTATACTAGCAACCCAAACTTAAGTCCTAATTTTCCAGAACCTATAGATGTTACTTCTGGCACAACGTGGTCTCTAGTTAGTAGTATTGGTGTACGTTATAAACTCTCTCCTTTAGCAGATTTAATGTTAGATCTTAGAGGTCAATATTATTTTAGTGATTGGGTAGATGGTTTAAACCACACATTAGACAGCAACAAGCATAACGATTGGTTAGTTTGGTTAAACTTTGGCTACATTTATTACTTAGATTAAAAACATATTTATACATAAAAAAAAGCTCATGTTTTTAACATGAGCTTTTTTTATAAAATTACCCTAATGCTTGTTTTAAATCATTAATTAAATCTTCTTCATCTTCTATACCAACGCTCAACCTAATTAAAGAATCTACAACACCTGTTTTTTCGCGTTCTTCTTTTGGTATGCTAGCATGCGTCATGCTTGCAGGATGTCCTGCTAAAGACTCTACACCACCAAGAGACTCTGCCAAAGTGAAAATTTTAAGATTTTCTATAAGTTTTATAGACGTATTATAATCATTCCCTTTTGTTGTAAAAGATATCATGCCTCCAAAATCCTTCATTTGTTTTTTTGCTATATCATGATTAGGGTGACTTTCAAATCCTGGCCAATATACATTTTCTACTTTGGGATGTGACGCTAAATACAGTGCTATAGCTTTACCATTTTCACAATGACGTTGCATTCTAACGTGTAGTGTTTTTATTCCGCGAAGCGCTAAAAAAGCATCTTGTGGACCACAAATTGCTCCACTTGCATTTTGTATAAAATACAATCTTTCTGCAAGTGATTTTTCTTTTACTATTAATGCTCCCATAACTAAATCGCTATGTCCTCCAATATATTTTGTTACAGAATGCATAACAATATCTGCTCCAAGATCTAAAGGTTGTTGCAAATATGGTGTTGCAAAGGTATTATCTACCGCCAATAATATATTATGCTTTTTAGCTATTGTAGCTGTAGCTTCAATATCTATAATATTTAACATTGGATTTGTAGGTGTTTCTACCCAAATTAATTTTGTGTCATCGTTAATATAAGCTTCAATGGCATCTGGATTATCCATATTTACAAAATGAAATGTAATGCCAAAGTTTTTAAAAACCGAAGTAAATAGCCTATATGTGCCACCATATAAATCATTATTACAAATTACTTCGTCTCCAGATTTTAATAATTTTAATACCGCATCTATAGCAGCTAATCCAGAACCAAAAGCCAAGCCAAAATCACCATTTTCAATACTTGCAAATGCATTTTCTAAAGCGTCTCGTGTTGGATTTTTAGATCTAGAGTACTCATAACCCTTATGTCCGCCAGGTGTAGATTGTGCATAAGTTGAAGTTTGATATATTGGTGGCATTACAGCACCATATGCTAAATCTGGCTGCTGTTTTCCATGTATGGTTTTTGTATTAAATTTCATTAATGTCTATTTAAATTAATTTAAAAAACAACTTTTGGTTTTTTGATTATACCAAAAATAGCCTTTAATTCGTTGTATTCAAATTGAATTAAAACCTTTAGTTTATGCTTAACACTTCCTTTCTAAAACTAACAAAGCTTTTTGCTGTACTGTTATTTCTTAACATTTGTTTATCGTGTAAAGAAGAAGTGTCTCTAAATTTTTCAGAAATTAGTATTGTTGAAGATACAGATGCCACTATTGAAATTAATATTCCTAAAGCTGAAGGAGCTACAAATGCTGCAAAACAAATTAATAATACTTTAAATCAATTTGTAAACAATGCTTTAGATATTAATAATTTAAAAACCAATGAAACCAATACAACAAATAGCATTGCGGTATTTAAAAAAGCATATTTAGATTTTAAATCTCAAATTGGAAAAACCTTGTATACAGACTTACCTGCTTGGGAAGTTTTAGTTGATGGCGAAATTATTTACAAAAGTGAAACACTGGTTTCTATAGCCATGAACTCTAGTATAAATACGGGTGGCGCTCACAGTAATTTAATATTTAAATTTTTTAATTTTAATATTAAAACGGGAAAAACTTTACAAACTAAAGACTTAATTAATGATATTCCAGCTTTTACAGCATTAGCAAAAAAATATTACGACAAAGAAATACTTTCTGCTACAGACGATCGTATTTCGGCATTTAATAATAATGACTTTAAACTTCCAGAAAACTTAGGTTTTAATGAAGAAGGCGTAATTATTTTTTACGATACGTTTATAACAGGAAGCAATAATGTAATAGAGTTTATTGTACCATATACTCTTGCGAATGATTATTTAAACTTTTAAAGCTCTTAATAACGCCAAAATATATCCTGCATGCATACCTTCGTGTACTAAAGCAAACTGTATTGCCTGTGTAACATTTGTTAACGTGTTACCTGTAGTGGATAATGTATATTCATTAAAAGTGCTAAATACTTGAGAACCAAAATCTGCTTTTGTATGTTCTATTGTAGAAAAAGCCAGTAATTTTAATTCATCTACATCTGCTTGAGTAGCTTTACCATCTGGTTTTGTGCCTTTTTTATATTTTTCAATAAGCGCCTCACTAACATTTGGTTTTAAACCAGATAATTTATAAACTAATATTTGCTCGGTAACAATACTATGCCCAATATTCCATATAATATTATTATTAAAACCATTAGGTATAGCATTAAGTTGTGCTAATGAAAGCTCTTCTAAATAAGCTTTAAAAAAGCCTCTTGTTTTTGCAAAAACGTCAAAAGTAAAATCCATAATTCTTTTTTTTTATAAATATAATAGAATCTAACACAAATGAATTTACTTTGTAATGTTAAAAATTAGCTTTTCGTATTCACGAAAATAAATTCAAATTTTAAAATGATTGATAAAGTATATTATTTAAAATCATGTAGTACGTGTATTCGTATTTTAAAAGAACTTGATTTACCAGAATCTGTAGTGCTTCAAAACATTAAAAATGAAGCTATAACAGAATCTCAAATAGACGAAATGAAAACGCTTTCTGGAAGTTACGAATCTCTTTTTAGTAAAAGAGCAACGCTTTACAAGCAGCGGGATTTAAAAAATAAAAATTTATCAGAAACAGATTTTAGAAATCTTATTTTAGAACATTATACTTTTTTAAGTAGGCCTGTTTTTATTTTAAATAATAAAATTTTTATTGGCAACTCTAAGGGTAATGTAGAAGCTGTTAAAAAAGAATTGAATGAAAACTAGATACTGGGCGCTTATTGCCGCGTTTTTTGTACAACTTTTTTATGGCTTAAACTTTACTTTTGCTAAAGATGTACTTACTGGTGGATTTTTAAAACCATCTGGTTTTATTGTTGTAAGAGTAGCCGGAGCAACAATTTTATTTTGGTTATTTAGTTTTTTAGGTCCTAAAGAAAAAATAGAGAAAAAAGATTATTTAACTTTTTTCTACGCTGCAATATTTGGTGTAGCCCTAAATATGCTTTTGTTTTTTAAAGGCTTATCATTCACATCACCTATACACGCATCTGTGATAATGATTACTGCACCAATTATAGTATTAATACTTTCGGCTGTATATTTAAAAGAGCGCATTACTAATTTAAAGGTTTTTGGTGTAATTTTAGGGTTTCTTGGCGCTGTAGTACTTAGTGTTTACGGTCGTTCTAACTTAGATGGCGACAATATTCTTTTAGGTAATACCTTGGTTTTTATTAACGCTGTATCTTACAGTATTTACATTATTATTATAAAAAAATTAACTGGTAAATATCACCCATTTACGTTTATAAAGTGGTTGTTTTTATTTGGTTTGTTTTTAGTAATACCGTTTGGATATAACGATTTATTAGCCGTAGATATAAGTACATTTACACCATATATTTATTTTTCTATTGCTTTTGTAGTATTGGCAGCAACCTTTGGAACCTACATACTAAACCCATTAGCCCTAAGACACTTAAGAGCATCAACCGTTACAACATTTATATATTTACAACCTGTAATCGCAGGAATATTTGCTATAATTATGGGTAGTGATACTATAACACCTGTAAAACTAATAGCTTCTGCTTTAATATTTGCAGGTGTATATTTAGTAACTAAAAAACCTAAAGCTAAATTATAGCTCTAGGTTTTTTGGTACACGACCATTAGCTCGGGTATCTTCTTTTGTAAGAATCTTATAAGCTTCAGATTTTGGAAACTTATCTGCTAAATCCATTAAAACCTTTGGTAGATTGGTCATTTTTCTAGCTTTTAAATCTATCCAAGCACCAAGCATTTCACAAAAGGCAATATTTTCTCCTTTATGGTTATAAAAGTTATGGTCAAACTTAAAAAAAGTACCATCTTCACTTAAACCAGACACTTCTAAAGAGACTGTTATTGGTTGTCCCATAAACGCTTCTTTAAAATAATGCATATGCTCGTAAAAGACAACTGGCCCAATATTATGCATAGCTAATTCTTTCATGGTAAAACCATGCTCTATTAAAAAAGCCATTCTAGTATGACTCATAAAATTAGTATATGCAGAATTGGCTAAGTGTCTATTTGCATCGACATCACTCCAACGAATTTCAAACTGTTTTTTGTACATTTTCATTATTTTAGATTTCAAAAATACTATTTTATACTAATACTGTTTTTATTAATTATTATAATAAACCGTAATTTAAAACACAAAATATATAGCATAATAAGCCATAACATGGTAAGTATAAGGTTGGTTTTTATTTGCCTACTGTGTTTACAACACTTATTTTTGCTCAACTTTACAATTTAGTTATGATTCACTCAATGACAGGTTACGGTAAGTCTGTTTTACAATTACCTACAAAAAAAATTACAATAGAGTTAAAATCTCTAAATAGCAAAAACCTGGATTTAAATGCCAGGATGCCTTCAATTTATAGAGAAAAAGAGCTTTACTTACGTAAATTAATGGCAAAAGAATTAAATAGAGGTAAAATAGATTTTTCTATTTATGTTGAAGCCACTGCCGAGGATACATCGACTAAAATAAATACACCTGTTGTAAAGCAATACATGCAACAACTTAAAAATGTAGTTGCGGGAGACGAAATAGAGCTTTTAAAAATGGCCGTACGTTTTCCAGACGCTTTAAATACAGAGCGAGAAGAAATTGATGAAAATGAATGGAAACACATTGAAGCCGAAATTAAAACAGCTATTTCTGCCATAAACGACTATAGACTTAACGAAGGTCAAGTACTTGAAACCGATTTTAAAAACCGCGTTGCAACCATAGAAAACTTACTACAACAAGTAATTATTATGGATCCAGAACGTGTTGAAGGCGTTAGAGAAAGACTTAAAAAAGGTGTTGAAGAACTTCGCGAAAAATACGATGAAAATAGATTTGAACAAGAACTTGTTTACTATATAGAAAAGTTTGATATCACCGAAGAAAAAGTACGTTTACAAAACCATTTACAATACTTTATAAAAACCTTAAACTCTAAAGATTCTAATGGAAAAAAATTAGGCTTTATTGGTCAAGAAATGGGTAGAGAAATTAACACTATAGGCTCTAAAAGTAATTATGCACCAATGCAACAACTTGTTGTGCAAATGAAAGATGAGTTAGAAAAAATTAAAGAACAATTACTAAATGTTCTTTAAAAACAATACAAAAACATGCTTAACACAGTTGAAGCACAATTAAAAAAAGGAAATGAAACAAGGTAAACTAATTGTATTTTCAGCACCATCTGGCTCTGGTAAAACAACCATTGTTAGGCATTTATTAAAACAAAAAGAATTAAATCTAGCCTTTTCAATCTCTGCAACATCACGCGAAAAAAGAGGTACAGAAGTTCATGCAGAAGATTACTATTTTATGTCTGCAAAAGAATTTAAACAACACATAAAAGAAGACAATTTTTTAGAGTGGGAAGAAGTTTATAGAGATAATTTTTATGGCACTTTAAAAACCGAAGTAGAACGTCTTTGGGCGTTAGGAAAAAATGTAATTTTCGATATAGATGTTTCTGGAGGTTTGCGTATAAAACGAAAATTCCCAGAACAAACCTTAGCTGTTTTTGTAAAACCACCAAGCATAGACGAACTTAAAATAAGGTTAAAAAACAGAAAAACAGAAAGTGATGAGAAAATAAGTATGCGCGTAGCAAAAGCAAGTGCAGAATTAGCTACAGCACCACTTTTTGATACAATTATAGAAAATGATAATTTAGAAAAAGCACTACATGAAGCTGAAGCTGTAGTTGGTCATTTTTTAATTTCAGAAATAAAAAAAGAATAAGACCTATACCAGTTTAAACTTTATTAAAATATTACAAGTATGAAAATTGGTCTATATTTTGGCTCTTTCAACCCAATACATATTGGTCACTTAATTATTGCTAACCAACTAGTAGAAAATAGTGATTTAGACCAAATTTGGTTTGTAGTTACACCACATAATCCTTTTAAAAAGAAAAGCACTTTACTAGACAACCACCAACGCTTAGAAATGGTTTATCTAGCCACTAAAGATTACGACAAGCTAAAAGAAAGTAATATAGAATTTAACTTACCACAACCTAATTATACCATAAATACGCTTACCTATTTACAAGAAAAATACGAAAATCATGAATTTTCGTTAATAATGGGAGAAGACAATTTAAAAAGTTTTCATAAATGGAAAAACTACGAAGTTATCCTAGAAAACCATAATATTTATGTCTATCCAAGAATTTCGGAAGGTAAAATTGACACGCAATTTAATAATCACAAAAAAATACATCGTGTTGATGCTCCAATAATGGAAATTTCATCTACAATGATTAGAAAGGCTATAAAAGAAGCCAAAAACGTAAAACCCCTAATACCACAAAATGTATGGGAATACTTAGATGAGATGAATTTTTACAAAAAATAAATTAACATATGTTTATATTAAACTAAAATTTAATAAATTTATTTCCTTAAGTAAATTCCTACACAAAATACTATCAATAATACTAGAATGAAAAACAAAAGCCCTAAGTTTCATGTCGTTGGTATTGGAGCGTCTGCTGGTGGTTTAGATGCTATTCAAACATTGTTTGACCACATACCGCCTAATACAGGAATGGCATTTATAATTATACAGCACCTTTCTCCAGATTTTAAAAGCCTAATGCCAGAGCTACTAAGTAAGCATACAGAAATGCCTATTTATACAGCAGAAGACAAACTAAAAATAAAACCAAATTGCGTTTATTTAAACCAACGTAGCAAAAACCTACACATAAAAGGGTCTCAATTATACCTATTAGACAAAGGCCCAAAAAATAATCTAAACTTACCAATAGACATTTTTTTTCATACGCTTGGAGAAGAATTTAAAGAAAAATCTATTGGTGTAATATTATCTGGAACAGGATCTGATGGATCCAGAGGTATAAAAACAATAAAAGAAGGTCGAGGCACAATTATTGTTCAAGACCCAACATCTGCCCAATTTGATGGAATGCCAAACTCTGCAATTTCAACAAATATTGTAGACTACATTTTGAACCCAAAAAAAATAGCAGAAATCATACATAAAAATCCAACAAGCAGGTCTCTAGCTCTTAATGATTTTGAAAAAAATCCATCTAACGAATCCTTGATAAATGACATATTAACTGTTGTTTATAAACACTCTGGCATAGATTTTAGAGAATATAAAAAAAATACACTTTTAAGACGTATAGAAAAAAGAATGAATATAAAAAATATTCAACACCTATACGATTACACTACATTTGTTTCAAGTAATATAGAAGAGCAGCAAGCTCTACAAGAAGATTTTTTAATAGGTGTTACACGCTTTTTTAGAGACAGTGAAGCCTTCAAAAATTTAAAAGAAAAAGTAATTCCAGAGTTATGTAAAAATAAAGACAACTCTGAAATTATAAGGGTTTGGATAGCAGGTTGCTCTACAGGAGAAGAAGTCTATACATTAGCAATATTAATAGACAATTATATAAGATCTCACCAACTAAATCTTGATTTTAAAATATTTGCAACAGATATAGATCCTACAGCATTAAACATTGCTGGTAAAGGCATGTATCATGTAAATATTATAAATGAAATTGATAAAATATACTTAGACCAATATTTTATAAAAACAGGAAATAAAATACAAATTATTAAACGTATTAGAGAAAAAATAGTGTTCTCTTACCATAATTTAATTAAAGACCCTCCATTTATAAGAATGGATCTTATTTCTTGTAGAAATCTACTTATTTATTTTGATAGTAAGATACAGAAAAAAGTAATGATGAATTTTCAGTTTGCCTTAAATAAATATTCTTATTTATTTTTAGGTAATAGCGAATCTTTAGGCGAAGTTTCAAAGTATTTTAAAACAATAGATGTAAAATGGAAAATTTTTCAAAATATATCCTCTACAAAACAAATACCATCACAAAATTCAAGTATAGATAAAATATCGGCAATAGCATACAAGTACCCTGAACGCAAAAACACATACAGCTCTTTAAATATAAAGGAAAGTCCAGAGTTAATTTTTCATAAATATTTAAGTCAAAAATTTAGTCCTGCCTCTATTTTTATTGATAAAGATTTCAATATTCTATTTATTAATGGTGATGCAGGAAAACGCTTATCTCACAATTCAGGAATTTTTCAAAACAACTTATTGCAAATGGTAAGCCCAGACATTTCTGTAGTTATAAGAAGTGGAATAAGAAGACTTGAAGCACAAAAGC from Lacinutrix sp. 5H-3-7-4 includes the following:
- the gmk gene encoding guanylate kinase, producing the protein MKQGKLIVFSAPSGSGKTTIVRHLLKQKELNLAFSISATSREKRGTEVHAEDYYFMSAKEFKQHIKEDNFLEWEEVYRDNFYGTLKTEVERLWALGKNVIFDIDVSGGLRIKRKFPEQTLAVFVKPPSIDELKIRLKNRKTESDEKISMRVAKASAELATAPLFDTIIENDNLEKALHEAEAVVGHFLISEIKKE
- a CDS encoding cystathionine gamma-synthase, whose translation is MKFNTKTIHGKQQPDLAYGAVMPPIYQTSTYAQSTPGGHKGYEYSRSKNPTRDALENAFASIENGDFGLAFGSGLAAIDAVLKLLKSGDEVICNNDLYGGTYRLFTSVFKNFGITFHFVNMDNPDAIEAYINDDTKLIWVETPTNPMLNIIDIEATATIAKKHNILLAVDNTFATPYLQQPLDLGADIVMHSVTKYIGGHSDLVMGALIVKEKSLAERLYFIQNASGAICGPQDAFLALRGIKTLHVRMQRHCENGKAIALYLASHPKVENVYWPGFESHPNHDIAKKQMKDFGGMISFTTKGNDYNTSIKLIENLKIFTLAESLGGVESLAGHPASMTHASIPKEEREKTGVVDSLIRLSVGIEDEEDLINDLKQALG
- a CDS encoding thioesterase family protein encodes the protein MYKKQFEIRWSDVDANRHLANSAYTNFMSHTRMAFLIEHGFTMKELAMHNIGPVVFYEHMHYFKEAFMGQPITVSLEVSGLSEDGTFFKFDHNFYNHKGENIAFCEMLGAWIDLKARKMTNLPKVLMDLADKFPKSEAYKILTKEDTRANGRVPKNLEL
- a CDS encoding DUF4163 domain-containing protein, which produces MLNTSFLKLTKLFAVLLFLNICLSCKEEVSLNFSEISIVEDTDATIEINIPKAEGATNAAKQINNTLNQFVNNALDINNLKTNETNTTNSIAVFKKAYLDFKSQIGKTLYTDLPAWEVLVDGEIIYKSETLVSIAMNSSINTGGAHSNLIFKFFNFNIKTGKTLQTKDLINDIPAFTALAKKYYDKEILSATDDRISAFNNNDFKLPENLGFNEEGVIIFYDTFITGSNNVIEFIVPYTLANDYLNF
- the nadD gene encoding nicotinate (nicotinamide) nucleotide adenylyltransferase, translating into MKIGLYFGSFNPIHIGHLIIANQLVENSDLDQIWFVVTPHNPFKKKSTLLDNHQRLEMVYLATKDYDKLKESNIEFNLPQPNYTINTLTYLQEKYENHEFSLIMGEDNLKSFHKWKNYEVILENHNIYVYPRISEGKIDTQFNNHKKIHRVDAPIMEISSTMIRKAIKEAKNVKPLIPQNVWEYLDEMNFYKK
- a CDS encoding arsenate reductase family protein; the encoded protein is MDKVYYLKSCSTCIRILKELDLPESVVLQNIKNEAITESQIDEMKTLSGSYESLFSKRATLYKQRDLKNKNLSETDFRNLILEHYTFLSRPVFILNNKIFIGNSKGNVEAVKKELNEN
- a CDS encoding DMT family transporter, translating into MKTRYWALIAAFFVQLFYGLNFTFAKDVLTGGFLKPSGFIVVRVAGATILFWLFSFLGPKEKIEKKDYLTFFYAAIFGVALNMLLFFKGLSFTSPIHASVIMITAPIIVLILSAVYLKERITNLKVFGVILGFLGAVVLSVYGRSNLDGDNILLGNTLVFINAVSYSIYIIIIKKLTGKYHPFTFIKWLFLFGLFLVIPFGYNDLLAVDISTFTPYIYFSIAFVVLAATFGTYILNPLALRHLRASTVTTFIYLQPVIAGIFAIIMGSDTITPVKLIASALIFAGVYLVTKKPKAKL
- a CDS encoding YicC/YloC family endoribonuclease, whose amino-acid sequence is MIHSMTGYGKSVLQLPTKKITIELKSLNSKNLDLNARMPSIYREKELYLRKLMAKELNRGKIDFSIYVEATAEDTSTKINTPVVKQYMQQLKNVVAGDEIELLKMAVRFPDALNTEREEIDENEWKHIEAEIKTAISAINDYRLNEGQVLETDFKNRVATIENLLQQVIIMDPERVEGVRERLKKGVEELREKYDENRFEQELVYYIEKFDITEEKVRLQNHLQYFIKTLNSKDSNGKKLGFIGQEMGREINTIGSKSNYAPMQQLVVQMKDELEKIKEQLLNVL
- a CDS encoding DinB family protein, with protein sequence MDFTFDVFAKTRGFFKAYLEELSLAQLNAIPNGFNNNIIWNIGHSIVTEQILVYKLSGLKPNVSEALIEKYKKGTKPDGKATQADVDELKLLAFSTIEHTKADFGSQVFSTFNEYTLSTTGNTLTNVTQAIQFALVHEGMHAGYILALLRALKV